One window from the genome of Trabulsiella odontotermitis encodes:
- a CDS encoding DNA topoisomerase III gives MRLFIAEKPSLGRAIADVLPKPHRKGDGFIECGNGQVVTWCIGHLLEQAQPDVYDSRYARWNLTDLPIVPEKWQLQPRPSVTKQLNVIKRFLHEASEVIHAGDPDREGQLLVDEVLDYLQLSAEKRQQVQRCLINDLNPQAVERAISRLRANSEFIPLCVSALARARADWLYGINMTRAYTLLGRNAGYQGVLSVGRVQTPVLGLVVRRDEEIENFVAKDFFEVKAHIVTPKDERFTATWQPSEACEPYQDEEGRLLHRPLAEHVVARITGQPAMVTAYNDKRESEPAPLPFSLSALQIEAAKRFALSAQNVLDICQKLYETHKLITYPRSDSRYLPEEHFAGRQAVMNAIGVHAPDLLPQPAVDPDTRNRCWDDKKVDAHHAIIPTARSASVRLSENEANVYGLIARQYLMQFCADAVYRKCQIDLDIANGKFIAKARFLAEAGWRTLLGAKERDEENDGTPLPVVAKDDELLCEKGEVVERQTQPPRHFTDATLLSAMTGIARFVQDKELKKILRATDGLGTEATRAGIIELLFKRGFLIKKGRYIHSTDPGRALIHSLPELASRPDMTAHWESVLTQISEKQCRYQDFMHPLVGTLNELIQMARNTPVTQFRGIVAPGGGNKPARAVGRVRRSRHPAKGGTEA, from the coding sequence ATGCGTCTGTTCATCGCGGAAAAGCCGAGTCTGGGTCGTGCCATTGCGGACGTGCTGCCAAAGCCGCACCGTAAAGGGGATGGCTTTATCGAATGCGGCAACGGGCAGGTGGTCACCTGGTGTATTGGTCACCTGCTGGAGCAGGCGCAGCCGGATGTCTATGACAGCCGTTATGCTCGCTGGAACCTGACGGATTTGCCGATCGTTCCGGAAAAGTGGCAACTACAGCCGCGTCCGTCGGTCACCAAACAGCTTAACGTCATTAAACGGTTCCTTCACGAGGCCAGCGAAGTCATCCACGCGGGCGACCCGGATCGCGAAGGGCAATTGCTGGTCGATGAAGTGCTGGATTATCTGCAACTGTCGGCGGAAAAGCGCCAGCAGGTGCAGCGCTGCCTGATTAACGACCTCAACCCGCAGGCGGTCGAGCGGGCGATTTCTCGTCTGCGCGCCAACAGTGAGTTTATTCCGCTGTGCGTATCGGCACTGGCCCGCGCCCGCGCTGACTGGCTGTACGGCATCAACATGACCCGCGCGTATACGTTACTCGGGCGCAACGCCGGTTATCAGGGTGTGCTGTCGGTGGGGCGCGTTCAGACCCCGGTGCTGGGGCTGGTGGTCCGGCGTGATGAAGAAATTGAAAACTTCGTCGCCAAAGATTTTTTCGAAGTGAAAGCGCACATCGTCACCCCGAAAGACGAACGGTTTACCGCCACCTGGCAGCCGAGCGAAGCCTGCGAGCCGTATCAGGATGAAGAAGGGCGCCTGTTGCACCGTCCGCTGGCGGAGCACGTGGTGGCGCGCATCACCGGGCAACCGGCGATGGTTACCGCGTACAACGACAAACGCGAATCGGAGCCGGCGCCGCTGCCGTTTTCGCTTTCCGCCCTGCAGATCGAAGCGGCAAAACGCTTCGCCCTGAGCGCGCAGAACGTGCTCGATATCTGCCAGAAGCTGTACGAAACCCACAAGCTGATTACCTATCCGCGTTCCGACAGCCGCTATCTGCCGGAAGAACATTTTGCTGGTCGTCAGGCGGTAATGAATGCGATTGGCGTTCATGCGCCTGATTTGTTGCCACAACCCGCGGTCGACCCCGATACCCGCAACCGCTGCTGGGATGACAAAAAAGTCGATGCCCACCACGCGATTATTCCCACTGCCCGCAGCGCCTCGGTACGTTTGAGCGAAAACGAAGCCAACGTCTATGGCCTGATAGCGCGCCAGTACCTGATGCAGTTCTGCGCTGATGCGGTTTACCGGAAATGTCAGATCGATCTGGATATCGCCAACGGCAAATTTATCGCCAAAGCGCGTTTTCTCGCTGAAGCGGGCTGGCGGACGCTGCTGGGCGCGAAAGAGCGCGACGAAGAAAACGACGGCACGCCATTGCCGGTGGTAGCGAAAGACGATGAACTGCTGTGCGAGAAAGGGGAAGTGGTGGAGCGCCAGACCCAGCCGCCGCGCCATTTCACCGACGCGACGCTGCTTTCTGCCATGACCGGTATCGCTCGTTTTGTACAGGACAAAGAGCTGAAAAAGATCCTCCGCGCTACTGATGGGCTGGGCACCGAAGCCACCCGCGCCGGGATCATCGAGCTGCTGTTCAAACGCGGTTTCTTAATCAAAAAAGGGCGCTATATCCATTCGACTGATCCGGGTCGGGCGCTGATCCACTCACTGCCGGAACTGGCGTCGCGACCGGACATGACTGCGCACTGGGAGTCAGTGCTGACGCAAATCAGTGAAAAGCAGTGTCGCTATCAGGATTTCATGCATCCGCTGGTGGGCACGCTCAATGAGCTTATCCAGATGGCGCGCAATACGCCAGTGACACAGTTCAGAGGCATAGTCGCGCCAGGCGGCGGGAATAAACCGGCACGGGCCGTAGGCCGGGTCAGGCGCAGCCGCCACCCGGCGAAGGGTGGCACCGAAGCATAA
- the gdhA gene encoding NADP-specific glutamate dehydrogenase encodes MEQIASLETFLSHVQQRDPQQHEFAQAVREVMSTLWPFLEQNPRYRQLSLLERLVEPERVIQFRVVWVDDRNQVQVNRAWRVQFSSAIGPFKGGMRFHPSVNLSILKFLGFEQTFKNALTTLPMGGGKGGSDFDPKGKSEGEIMRFCQALMTELYRHLGADTDVPAGDIGVGAREVGFMAGMMKKLSNNTACVFTGKGLSFGGSLIRPEATGYGLIYFTDAMLKRHGLGLEGMRVAVSGSGNVAQYAIEKAMAFGARVVTASDSSGTVVDEAGFTAEKLARLCEIKTSRDGRVADYAREFGLTYLEGKQPWSVPVDIALPCATQNELDVEAARQLIANGVKVVAEGANMPTTIAATDLFLEAGVLFAPGKAANAGGVATSGLEMAQNAARMSWKSEKVDARLHHIMLDIHQACVEYGGEGKQTHYVRGANIAGFVKVADAMLAQGVI; translated from the coding sequence ATGGAACAGATAGCATCTCTGGAGACATTTCTCTCACACGTTCAACAGCGCGATCCCCAGCAACACGAGTTCGCGCAAGCGGTAAGAGAAGTGATGTCCACCCTTTGGCCCTTTCTTGAACAGAACCCGCGCTATCGCCAGTTGTCGTTACTTGAACGGCTGGTAGAGCCAGAGCGCGTGATTCAGTTCCGCGTTGTCTGGGTTGATGACCGCAATCAGGTGCAGGTTAACCGGGCATGGCGCGTCCAGTTCAGCTCCGCTATCGGTCCGTTTAAAGGCGGCATGCGTTTTCACCCGTCGGTGAACCTGTCGATCCTGAAATTCCTTGGCTTTGAGCAAACCTTTAAAAACGCCCTTACCACGTTGCCGATGGGTGGCGGTAAAGGCGGTAGTGATTTTGATCCGAAAGGCAAAAGCGAAGGCGAAATCATGCGATTCTGCCAGGCCCTGATGACTGAACTGTACCGCCATCTGGGTGCGGATACCGACGTCCCGGCTGGCGACATCGGCGTTGGCGCGCGTGAAGTTGGCTTTATGGCCGGGATGATGAAAAAGCTGTCGAACAATACCGCCTGTGTGTTTACCGGCAAGGGGTTGTCATTCGGCGGCAGCCTGATCCGCCCGGAAGCGACGGGTTATGGTCTGATCTATTTCACTGACGCCATGCTGAAACGCCACGGGCTCGGTCTGGAAGGGATGCGCGTTGCGGTCTCCGGTTCCGGTAACGTCGCGCAATATGCGATCGAAAAAGCGATGGCCTTTGGCGCCCGCGTGGTGACCGCATCGGACTCCAGCGGTACGGTAGTCGATGAAGCCGGGTTTACGGCAGAAAAACTGGCGCGTCTGTGCGAAATCAAAACCAGCCGCGACGGTCGCGTTGCCGATTACGCCCGCGAATTTGGCCTGACCTATCTGGAAGGCAAACAGCCGTGGTCAGTGCCGGTAGATATTGCCCTGCCGTGCGCGACGCAGAACGAACTGGATGTTGAGGCCGCGCGTCAGTTGATTGCCAACGGCGTGAAGGTGGTGGCGGAAGGGGCAAACATGCCGACGACCATTGCCGCGACCGATCTGTTCCTCGAAGCCGGTGTGCTGTTTGCACCAGGTAAAGCAGCGAACGCGGGCGGCGTGGCAACGTCCGGGCTGGAGATGGCGCAGAACGCCGCGCGAATGAGCTGGAAATCCGAGAAAGTCGACGCCCGTCTGCACCACATTATGCTGGATATTCACCAGGCCTGCGTGGAGTATGGCGGTGAAGGCAAGCAGACCCACTACGTGCGCGGCGCAAACATCGCTGGCTTTGTAAAAGTCGCCGACGCGATGCTGGCGCAGGGTGTGATTTAA
- a CDS encoding YnjH family protein → MKQSVIIALLAVVALAAQAEERYRPDVEVNVPPEVFSSGGQRAQPCAQCCIYQDQNYSEGAVIKAEGVMLQCQRDEKTLSTNPLVWRRVKP, encoded by the coding sequence ATGAAACAAAGTGTGATAATCGCATTGCTGGCCGTTGTCGCGTTGGCCGCGCAGGCAGAAGAACGCTACCGCCCGGATGTGGAAGTGAACGTCCCGCCCGAGGTGTTCAGCTCCGGCGGACAACGCGCGCAACCCTGTGCACAATGCTGCATCTATCAGGATCAAAACTATTCCGAAGGGGCGGTAATCAAAGCAGAAGGGGTGATGCTGCAATGTCAACGCGATGAGAAAACCCTCAGCACGAATCCGCTGGTCTGGCGGCGAGTAAAACCATAA
- a CDS encoding carboxymuconolactone decarboxylase family protein gives MKNDAPWVAPLQQLPASLKPIAAMQQKHYGAVLNPTRWWGRMPRLFWLVALFVGFLERRRSPLSPELRALLMTRVSQVCHCDFCIDANSLRLAERSGAMEKVLAVADWRDSVLFTAQEQAALAYADAVSATPPRVDDALKTELTARFSTDAISEMTALIAFQNLSARFNAALEIPSQGLCQRAGHPDA, from the coding sequence GTGAAAAATGATGCGCCGTGGGTTGCTCCGCTGCAACAGCTTCCCGCCAGTCTGAAACCCATCGCTGCCATGCAACAAAAACATTATGGCGCGGTGCTGAATCCCACCCGCTGGTGGGGACGGATGCCACGGCTGTTCTGGCTGGTGGCGTTGTTTGTCGGTTTTCTTGAGCGTCGCCGTTCACCGCTGTCCCCGGAATTGCGGGCGCTGCTGATGACCCGCGTGTCGCAGGTTTGCCATTGTGATTTTTGCATCGATGCCAACAGCCTGCGGCTGGCGGAGCGCAGCGGCGCCATGGAGAAAGTGCTGGCCGTTGCTGACTGGCGGGATTCTGTTTTATTTACGGCACAGGAGCAGGCGGCGCTGGCCTATGCGGATGCCGTCTCCGCCACGCCACCGCGGGTAGACGATGCCCTGAAAACGGAGCTGACTGCCCGTTTCAGCACAGACGCGATCAGCGAAATGACGGCGTTGATTGCGTTTCAGAATCTCTCGGCGCGCTTTAACGCCGCGCTGGAGATCCCGTCACAGGGATTGTGCCAGCGCGCAGGGCATCCTGATGCTTGA
- a CDS encoding CDP-alcohol phosphatidyltransferase family protein, which produces MLDRHLHPRVKPWLNILAERLDNTGVTPDGITLVGFAIGLLALPFLALGWYGAALAVIILNRLFDGLDGALARRRGLTDAGGFLDIALDFLFYALVPFGFILADPAHNALAGSWLLFAFIGTGSSFLAFAALAAKHQIDNPGYAHKSFYYLGGLTEGSETIALFVLSCLFPAWFPVMAWIFGGLCWLTTLTRVWSGYVTLKQF; this is translated from the coding sequence ATGCTTGATCGTCATCTGCATCCGCGGGTGAAACCGTGGCTCAATATTCTGGCGGAGCGGCTCGACAACACTGGCGTGACGCCGGACGGCATCACGCTGGTCGGCTTTGCCATCGGCCTGCTGGCGCTGCCGTTTCTGGCACTGGGCTGGTACGGGGCCGCGCTCGCCGTGATCATCCTGAACCGACTTTTTGACGGGCTGGATGGTGCACTGGCGCGGCGGCGGGGGCTGACGGACGCTGGCGGCTTTCTCGATATCGCCCTCGATTTTCTCTTCTACGCCCTGGTGCCGTTTGGCTTTATTCTCGCCGACCCGGCGCACAACGCGCTGGCGGGAAGCTGGCTGCTGTTCGCGTTCATCGGCACCGGCAGCAGTTTTCTGGCTTTCGCGGCGCTTGCGGCAAAACATCAGATCGATAACCCCGGCTATGCGCACAAGTCGTTTTATTATCTGGGCGGCTTAACCGAAGGCAGTGAAACGATCGCGCTGTTTGTCCTGAGCTGTCTGTTTCCGGCGTGGTTCCCGGTGATGGCGTGGATTTTTGGCGGCTTATGCTGGCTGACGACCCTGACCCGCGTGTGGAGTGGGTACGTGACGTTGAAGCAGTTTTAA
- a CDS encoding sulfurtransferase yields MKRVSQLTALALIVGLASSAASFATDMATSLTFSQLQQHHGVAVDTRPSAFYNGWPQALNGPQGHEPAARNLAARWLSAMSDEQLRNWAKQHQLHSDTALALYGDDADVRSVSTRLKKAGFTQLSTLSDALNDPARLQKLPHFEQLVYPQWLHDLQQGKPVTAAPTGDWKVFEAGWGAPKYFLLSHIPGAGYIDTNEVESEPLWNKVSDAQLKAMLAKHGIRHDTTVVLYGRDVYAAARVAQIMLYAGVKDVRLLDGGWKTWSDASLPVERGTPSKETPAPDFGAPIPGQPQLMLNMEQARALLHRQDASLVSIRSWPEFTGVTSGYSYIKPKGEIAGARWGHAGSDSTHMEDFHNPDGTMRTADDITAMWKSWNILPEQQVAFYCGTGWRASETFMYARAMGWPKVSVYDGGWYEWSQNPKNPVASGERGPDSTL; encoded by the coding sequence ATGAAACGTGTTTCTCAACTGACCGCGCTGGCCCTGATTGTCGGGCTTGCCTCTTCTGCTGCCTCCTTTGCCACTGACATGGCGACTTCTCTCACATTCTCACAGCTTCAACAACATCACGGCGTAGCCGTCGATACGCGCCCGAGCGCGTTCTATAACGGCTGGCCGCAAGCGCTGAACGGGCCGCAGGGTCATGAACCCGCCGCGCGTAACCTCGCCGCACGCTGGCTTTCGGCGATGAGCGACGAACAACTGCGCAACTGGGCGAAACAGCATCAGTTGCACTCAGACACTGCGCTGGCGCTGTACGGCGACGATGCGGATGTTCGTTCGGTCTCCACGCGGCTGAAAAAAGCCGGATTTACTCAACTGAGCACCCTCAGTGATGCACTGAATGACCCGGCACGGCTGCAAAAACTCCCGCACTTTGAACAACTGGTGTACCCGCAATGGCTGCACGATCTGCAACAGGGAAAACCAGTGACGGCGGCACCAACGGGCGACTGGAAAGTGTTTGAGGCGGGCTGGGGCGCGCCGAAATATTTCCTGCTAAGCCACATTCCGGGTGCGGGTTACATTGACACCAACGAAGTGGAAAGCGAACCGCTGTGGAATAAAGTCTCCGATGCGCAGCTCAAAGCGATGCTGGCGAAACACGGCATTCGCCACGACACCACGGTTGTCCTCTACGGACGCGATGTGTATGCCGCCGCGCGCGTGGCGCAAATCATGCTCTACGCTGGCGTGAAAGATGTGCGCCTGCTGGATGGCGGCTGGAAAACCTGGTCTGACGCCAGCCTGCCGGTCGAACGCGGTACACCGTCGAAAGAAACGCCTGCGCCAGATTTCGGCGCGCCGATCCCCGGTCAGCCGCAGTTAATGCTCAATATGGAACAGGCGCGCGCCCTGCTGCACCGCCAGGACGCCTCTCTGGTCAGCATCCGGTCGTGGCCAGAGTTTACCGGGGTGACCAGCGGCTACAGCTATATCAAACCAAAAGGTGAAATCGCGGGCGCCCGCTGGGGACATGCCGGGAGTGATTCGACCCATATGGAAGATTTCCATAACCCGGACGGCACCATGCGCACCGCCGACGACATCACCGCGATGTGGAAAAGCTGGAATATTCTCCCTGAGCAGCAGGTCGCGTTCTATTGCGGCACCGGCTGGCGCGCATCAGAAACCTTCATGTACGCACGGGCGATGGGCTGGCCGAAGGTGTCGGTGTACGACGGCGGCTGGTATGAATGGAGTCAGAACCCGAAAAACCCGGTCGCCAGTGGCGAACGCGGACCGGACAGCACACTGTAA
- a CDS encoding ATP-binding cassette domain-containing protein, whose amino-acid sequence MLIVKNTTLTLNGTPLLRNVNFRVAPGEILTLMGASGSGKSTLFAWMAGALPAAFQAQGELWLNDRRRDTLPTQAREIGILFQDALLFDHFSVGQNLLLALPAMIKGAERKARVEAALEQAELTGFYHRDPATLSGGQRARVSLLRAMLAQPAALLLDEPFSRLDVSLRESFRQWVFSELTRLAIPVVLVTHDVADIPANGRCMLLENWL is encoded by the coding sequence ATGCTCATCGTCAAAAACACCACCCTGACCCTTAACGGTACGCCGCTGCTGCGCAACGTCAATTTCCGCGTTGCGCCTGGCGAAATCCTGACGCTAATGGGCGCTTCCGGCAGCGGTAAATCAACGCTGTTCGCGTGGATGGCAGGTGCGCTGCCTGCCGCGTTTCAGGCGCAGGGCGAATTATGGCTCAACGATCGCCGCCGCGATACGCTACCGACGCAGGCGCGGGAAATCGGCATTCTGTTTCAGGATGCGCTGCTGTTTGACCACTTCAGCGTCGGGCAAAATCTGCTGCTGGCGCTGCCCGCAATGATCAAAGGCGCAGAGCGTAAAGCCCGCGTTGAAGCGGCGCTGGAACAGGCAGAACTGACCGGATTTTATCATCGCGACCCGGCGACGCTCTCCGGCGGGCAACGGGCGCGCGTCAGCCTGTTACGGGCGATGCTGGCGCAACCTGCCGCACTGCTGCTGGATGAGCCTTTCAGTCGCCTCGATGTTTCCCTGCGCGAAAGCTTTCGCCAGTGGGTGTTTTCTGAGCTGACGCGGCTGGCGATCCCGGTGGTGCTGGTGACGCATGATGTCGCCGACATTCCGGCGAACGGTCGCTGTATGTTGCTGGAAAACTGGCTATAA
- a CDS encoding thiamine ABC transporter permease, translating into MATPLRYALTLLVVGAIVVIYAPLLPALRLMTEPALSLRHWQVLFADPQLWQALAATLVSTGIAVFGALALALTAIAVCWPGNGWQTLVSRLPLLLAVPHVAFAASALLLFAEGGWLFQICHVCTPMVDRYGIGLGLALAVKESGFILWAMYGVLGETRLAQQTLVLKSQGYSHWQCLWYLILPAIAPALGLVLVATAAWTLSAVDVALILGPGNPPTLAVLAWTWLSQGDPSQQAKGALACLILLLLLATLVLSGWGFWRLWQRRVPDFRGRRHQNRMVWPGRGLTALLPFSGLLCALVLLLLAQFHLPTSDSLMNSLALATLTALTGAVLCLLWLEWGLARLTPLLWLPLLLPALPLVAGQYRLALNAWLDGTFLAVFWGHLLWVIPWMLFVLRPAWQRIDPRLLLIARTLGWQQGRIFLWIKCPLLLRPLLAALAIGFSVSIAQYLPSLWLGAGRVPTLTTDAVAQSSGGDMHLLALLSLWQLLLPALIFALTALLARWLGHYRQGLR; encoded by the coding sequence ATGGCTACGCCGCTACGGTACGCACTGACGCTGCTGGTTGTCGGGGCCATAGTAGTCATCTATGCGCCGTTGTTGCCAGCACTGAGACTGATGACCGAACCAGCACTGTCGCTGCGCCACTGGCAGGTGTTGTTCGCTGACCCGCAACTCTGGCAGGCGCTCGCCGCCACACTGGTTTCGACAGGCATTGCGGTTTTCGGCGCGCTGGCGCTCGCGCTGACCGCCATCGCCGTATGCTGGCCGGGGAATGGCTGGCAAACGCTGGTTTCCCGCTTGCCGTTGCTGCTGGCGGTGCCGCACGTGGCCTTTGCCGCCAGCGCGCTGTTGCTGTTTGCCGAAGGCGGCTGGTTGTTTCAGATCTGCCATGTCTGCACTCCCATGGTTGACCGTTATGGTATCGGGCTGGGGCTGGCGCTGGCGGTCAAAGAGAGCGGATTTATTCTCTGGGCGATGTACGGCGTACTCGGCGAAACCCGGCTGGCGCAGCAGACGCTGGTGCTGAAAAGCCAGGGCTACAGCCACTGGCAGTGCCTGTGGTATCTGATCCTGCCGGCCATCGCTCCCGCGCTGGGGCTGGTGCTGGTCGCTACCGCCGCCTGGACGCTGTCAGCGGTGGATGTGGCGCTGATTTTAGGGCCGGGTAATCCGCCGACGCTGGCGGTACTCGCCTGGACGTGGCTCAGTCAGGGCGATCCGTCGCAACAGGCAAAAGGCGCGCTGGCGTGTCTGATCCTGCTACTGTTGCTGGCCACACTTGTGCTGTCGGGGTGGGGTTTCTGGCGGCTCTGGCAGCGCCGGGTGCCTGATTTTCGCGGCCGTCGTCACCAGAATCGCATGGTATGGCCGGGTCGTGGCCTAACCGCCCTGCTTCCGTTCAGCGGACTGCTGTGCGCGCTGGTATTGCTACTGCTGGCGCAATTCCATCTCCCCACCAGCGACAGCCTGATGAACAGCCTGGCGCTGGCAACGCTGACGGCGCTGACAGGCGCCGTGCTCTGCCTGCTGTGGCTCGAATGGGGACTGGCGCGTCTTACCCCGCTGCTCTGGCTGCCATTGTTGTTACCTGCGCTGCCGCTGGTCGCCGGGCAATATCGCCTCGCACTGAACGCCTGGCTCGACGGCACCTTTCTTGCGGTATTCTGGGGGCATCTGTTGTGGGTGATCCCGTGGATGCTGTTTGTCCTGCGCCCGGCGTGGCAACGTATCGACCCACGCCTGTTGCTGATTGCCCGCACGCTCGGCTGGCAGCAGGGGCGCATCTTTCTGTGGATCAAATGTCCGCTGCTGCTGCGTCCGTTGCTTGCCGCACTGGCGATAGGTTTTTCGGTCAGCATTGCACAATATTTACCGAGCCTGTGGCTGGGCGCCGGGCGCGTTCCAACGCTGACCACCGACGCGGTGGCGCAAAGCAGCGGCGGCGATATGCATCTGCTGGCGCTGCTGTCGCTCTGGCAGCTCCTGCTGCCGGCGCTGATTTTCGCCCTGACCGCCCTGCTCGCTCGTTGGCTCGGGCACTACCGACAAGGTTTACGCTGA
- a CDS encoding ABC transporter substrate-binding protein, with protein MRRVRYCLFSVGLLFTGHSLAADNWQTVKQEAQGQTVWFNAWGGDPAVNRYLDWVRGEVKRDYAIDLRIVPIADAADSVKRIQAEVQAGRKTRGSVDLLWVNGENFRTLKEAGLVHTGWSETLPNWRNVDTKKPVREDFSVPVEGAESPWGSAQLTFIARQGETPTPPDSPAALLQFAAEHPGTVSYPRPPDFTATAFLEQLLLTLTDDPAALKKPPQPATFARVTASLWTYLDKLHPYLWRDGRDFPASPARMDQMLAQGTLRLSLTFNPMHAQQRIASGDLPKDSYSFGFRDGMIGNVHFVTIPVNASAAAGAQVVANFLLSPEAQLRKSDPAVWGDPSVLDPQALPDTQRNVLESRLPPHAPPVLAEPHALWVNALEQEWLRRYGTH; from the coding sequence ATGCGCCGTGTGCGTTATTGTCTCTTCTCCGTCGGTCTGTTGTTCACAGGCCATTCACTGGCTGCTGATAACTGGCAGACTGTCAAACAGGAAGCGCAGGGTCAGACCGTCTGGTTCAACGCCTGGGGCGGCGATCCGGCGGTTAATCGTTATCTCGACTGGGTACGGGGCGAAGTGAAGCGCGATTACGCCATTGACCTGCGCATTGTGCCGATTGCCGATGCGGCGGACAGTGTGAAACGTATTCAGGCTGAGGTGCAGGCGGGGCGCAAAACTCGCGGTTCCGTCGATTTGTTGTGGGTGAATGGCGAGAACTTCCGAACACTGAAAGAGGCCGGACTGGTGCATACCGGCTGGTCGGAAACACTGCCAAACTGGCGTAATGTCGATACCAAAAAACCGGTGCGTGAAGATTTTTCAGTGCCTGTCGAGGGCGCGGAATCACCCTGGGGCAGCGCGCAACTGACCTTTATCGCCCGTCAGGGTGAAACGCCGACGCCGCCTGATTCTCCCGCTGCGCTGTTGCAGTTCGCGGCTGAACACCCCGGCACAGTGAGCTATCCTCGTCCGCCCGACTTTACCGCGACCGCGTTCCTCGAACAATTGTTGCTGACGCTGACCGACGATCCCGCTGCGCTGAAAAAACCGCCGCAGCCTGCGACGTTTGCGCGCGTGACAGCGTCACTTTGGACGTATCTCGATAAACTCCATCCTTACTTATGGCGCGACGGTCGCGATTTTCCGGCCTCGCCCGCGCGCATGGATCAAATGCTGGCGCAAGGCACGCTGCGGCTTTCACTGACCTTCAACCCGATGCATGCACAACAGAGGATCGCCAGCGGCGATCTGCCGAAAGACAGTTACAGCTTTGGCTTTCGCGACGGCATGATCGGCAATGTGCATTTTGTGACTATTCCTGTAAACGCCAGCGCCGCGGCGGGGGCGCAGGTAGTAGCGAACTTCCTGTTGTCGCCAGAAGCGCAGTTACGCAAATCCGACCCGGCGGTCTGGGGCGATCCTTCGGTGCTCGACCCGCAAGCACTGCCGGACACGCAGCGTAACGTGCTGGAATCTCGCCTGCCACCGCATGCGCCACCCGTGCTGGCAGAACCTCACGCATTGTGGGTGAACGCGCTGGAGCAGGAATGGCTACGCCGCTACGGTACGCACTGA
- a CDS encoding TVP38/TMEM64 family protein translates to MKRRKILLLVVLMVCIVAGIALMPRNLLSLSALQHSHAALAEGFSQHPLAGVVLYFFLYVLVSALSIPGAALLTLLGGSLFPFWLALIVISFASTAGATLAMLVSRYLLADSVARRFPGQMNTVNAGMARDGAFYLFALRLMPLFPFFLVNLLAGVTRLGIARYWWVSQLGMLPATVVYVNAGRQLGNLDTLQDILSPAMLLAFALIGLLPLISRKLMARFIQQ, encoded by the coding sequence TTGAAGCGCCGTAAAATCCTGCTGCTGGTCGTACTGATGGTCTGTATCGTTGCGGGGATCGCCCTGATGCCCCGCAATCTGCTTTCCCTTAGCGCCCTGCAACACTCCCACGCCGCTCTCGCTGAAGGGTTCAGCCAGCATCCGCTGGCGGGGGTGGTGCTCTATTTTTTTCTCTATGTGCTGGTGTCTGCATTATCAATTCCCGGCGCGGCACTGTTGACGCTGCTCGGCGGCTCGCTGTTTCCCTTCTGGCTGGCGCTCATCGTGATTTCTTTTGCCTCCACCGCAGGTGCGACGCTGGCGATGCTGGTCAGCCGCTATCTGCTGGCCGACAGCGTTGCCCGGCGCTTTCCCGGACAGATGAATACCGTCAATGCGGGCATGGCGCGCGACGGCGCGTTTTATCTCTTCGCCCTGCGCCTGATGCCGCTGTTTCCCTTTTTCCTGGTGAACCTGCTGGCCGGGGTGACGCGCCTCGGCATCGCCCGTTACTGGTGGGTCAGCCAGCTCGGCATGCTCCCCGCCACGGTGGTGTATGTGAATGCCGGGCGACAGCTTGGAAATCTTGATACGTTACAGGATATTCTTTCCCCCGCGATGCTGCTGGCGTTTGCGCTGATCGGCCTGTTGCCGCTGATCTCCCGCAAGCTGATGGCACGCTTTATTCAACAGTAA